The following coding sequences are from one Rutidosis leptorrhynchoides isolate AG116_Rl617_1_P2 chromosome 11, CSIRO_AGI_Rlap_v1, whole genome shotgun sequence window:
- the LOC139876144 gene encoding secreted RxLR effector protein 161-like: MIRVPYASAIGSIMYAMKCTRPDVSFALNMTSRYQQNPGDCHWTAVKNILKYLRNTKDMFLVYGGFDELSIKCYTDASFETDRDDSRSQSGYFFVMNGGAVDWRSSKQSTTAMSTTESEYIAASEAAQEAVWIRKFISGLGVVPSIENPMDMYCDNTGAIVIANEPGVLRGAKHILRKFHYIREVIERGDVRIQRVPTEDNLADPFTKPMSCTKHVEHSRNIGLRPANSFM, from the coding sequence ATGATTAGAgtcccatatgcttcagctattggATCCATCATGTATGCTATGAAGTGCACTAGACCAGATGTTTCTTTCGCTCTCAATATGACGAGCCGAtaccaacagaatccaggtgattgTCACTGGACTGCTGTAAAGAATATATTGAAGTATTTGCGAaatactaaagatatgttcttagtTTACGGAGGTTTCGATGAACTGAGCATAAAGTGTTACACTGATGCTAGTTtcgaaactgatcgagatgatagtCGATCACAATCTGGCTACTTTTTCGTTATGAACGGAGGTGCAGTCGACTGGAGAAGCTCGAAGCAGAGCACTACAGCGATGTCTACAACAGAATCAGAATACATTGCTGCATCTGAAGCTGCTCAGGAAGCTGTTTGGATCAGAAAATTCATATCTGGGCTTGGCGTTGTTCCCAGCATTGAAAATCCCATGGACATGTATTGCGACAATACTGGTGCTATAGTAATAGCAAATGAACCAGGAGTTCTACGTGGTGCCAAACACATCCTTCGCAAATTTCACTACATTCGTGAAGTTATAGAGAGAGGTGACGTACGTATTCAAAGGGTTCCAACAGAAGACAATCTAGCTGACCCGTTCACAAAGCCAATGTCTTGTACCAAGCATGTCGAGCATTCTAGGAACATTGGGCTTAGACCAGCTAATAGTTTTATGTAA